A region of Staphylococcus sp. IVB6181 DNA encodes the following proteins:
- a CDS encoding ISL3 family transposase — MCNDTLEILRIKDKNIKSVSQDIDVIVKGKKSTVVNAVLTYKPSACPCCGIKNEGQIHKHGKRVSRITLLKTQGYNTYLNLAKQRFKCLECNTTFTAETDVVDKTRFISNYVNQKIIEEATKVKTEIDTAEDNCVSPSTVRRIRNKAVNTLLIKPFDNLPEHLAIDEFRSVKSVTGLMSFIFINNDTHEVLDVLENRTSGYLKAYFERFDRKNRLKVKTITIDMFEPYLFLFKKLFPNASIIFDRFHIVQHMNRELNFYRREVMNRYKDKDGREYPVLKNKWRLLLTDKRKLFMMDGIWDGSFRCYKKGYDLVNFMLQTDEKLKNSYELVHDLRESLKLCNWKDFINRLNDVDKNSISKNIWKVVTFFRKHQEILRNTIYNPLLNNGAIEGINNKIKLIKRISYGYRSFNNLRNRIMLVFSLFKNKKKKTTRPVHRMVV; from the coding sequence ATGTGTAATGATACATTAGAAATACTAAGAATAAAAGATAAAAATATCAAATCTGTTAGCCAAGATATTGATGTAATAGTAAAAGGAAAGAAGTCTACGGTTGTTAATGCTGTACTTACGTATAAGCCTTCGGCTTGTCCTTGCTGCGGAATTAAAAATGAAGGACAAATTCATAAGCATGGTAAACGAGTTTCTCGTATTACCTTGCTTAAAACTCAAGGCTATAATACATATCTAAACTTAGCCAAACAGCGCTTTAAGTGTTTAGAGTGTAATACAACTTTTACTGCTGAAACTGATGTCGTAGATAAGACACGATTTATTTCTAATTATGTGAATCAAAAAATAATTGAAGAAGCCACGAAAGTCAAAACAGAAATAGATACTGCAGAAGACAACTGTGTTTCTCCATCTACAGTACGTCGTATTCGAAATAAAGCAGTCAATACTTTACTTATCAAGCCTTTCGATAATCTACCTGAACATTTGGCAATCGATGAATTTAGAAGTGTAAAGAGTGTGACTGGCTTAATGAGTTTTATATTTATTAACAATGACACACATGAAGTTCTAGATGTTTTAGAAAACAGAACTTCGGGTTATTTAAAAGCTTATTTTGAACGCTTTGATCGAAAAAATAGACTTAAAGTTAAAACAATCACTATTGATATGTTTGAACCCTATTTATTCTTATTTAAAAAGCTCTTTCCTAATGCATCTATAATCTTTGATAGATTTCATATCGTTCAGCACATGAATAGAGAGTTAAACTTCTATCGCAGAGAAGTAATGAATCGTTATAAAGACAAAGATGGAAGGGAATACCCTGTTTTAAAGAACAAATGGAGGCTTCTTTTAACAGACAAACGTAAACTCTTCATGATGGATGGTATTTGGGACGGTTCCTTTAGATGTTATAAAAAAGGTTATGATCTAGTGAATTTTATGCTTCAAACAGATGAAAAGTTAAAAAATTCATACGAACTAGTACATGATTTACGCGAAAGTTTAAAATTATGTAATTGGAAAGATTTTATCAATCGTTTGAACGACGTTGATAAAAACTCAATCAGTAAAAACATATGGAAAGTAGTAACATTTTTTAGAAAGCATCAAGAAATACTTCGAAATACGATTTACAATCCCTTATTAAATAACGGTGCAATAGAGGGTATTAACAATAAAATAAAGTTAATTAAGCGAATTTCATATGGATACAGAAGCTTTAATAACTTAAGAAACCGTATAATGCTGGTATTTAGTTTATTTAAAAACAAAAAGAAAAAGACAACCAGACCCGTACATCGGATGGTTGTCTAA
- a CDS encoding G5 domain-containing protein, producing MEVGTGTTVVTTAPIAPTTSYVADPNPDAGAGDQTVVTPGTPGEATTTKEPGQDPVTEVTTPPVNEVISVDNVDTATSTQSFDTITRYNPNLPVGSTNVIAQQGQDGVTTTTTTYDVDPNTGQLSNPQISTQTTPPVTQIVEYGPVAGDTVYQADPSLPYNQTTTIEGTPGDPNDPNNLPTDTIIKVGNTTHEVAPIPYDVEYVGVSQPTDYTNVRTEGQAGSTATTTTYDVDPNTGALSNPVTTLQTVPPITQVVEKGTVQVTTDTVAYDTIYKENPDLPEGTQNVVQQGVTGQTQTTTTYTVNPETGALENPTSDTVTTQYKQDQIIEVGTGVTTSTTSPILPETIYQANPDADAGTGDLTVLVPGQEGVATTVKEPGKEAVTTTTTEPVNEVIGVDNVDTTTSTQSFDTITRYNPNLPVGSTNVIVQQGQDGVTTTTTVYDVDPNTGQLSNPQVSTTTTPPVSQIVEYGPVAGGTVYQPDANVPYNQTQTVEGTPGEPNDPNNLPTDTIIKVGNVQTDVTQQPYDTTYVGVNEPTTYTNVQTQGQDGTTITTTTYTVNPETGALENPVDTTTTLVENKTRLLKSVQVLQHLRRRRYLRLQHIKPTLIQMLV from the coding sequence GTGGAAGTAGGTACAGGTACAACTGTAGTTACAACAGCACCGATTGCGCCGACAACAAGCTATGTAGCTGACCCGAATCCAGATGCTGGTGCAGGGGATCAAACAGTAGTCACACCGGGTACACCAGGTGAAGCTACAACGACAAAAGAACCAGGTCAAGACCCAGTCACAGAAGTGACAACACCGCCGGTAAATGAAGTGATCAGTGTCGATAATGTAGACACAGCAACAAGTACGCAAAGCTTTGACACTATCACACGTTATAACCCGAATTTACCAGTCGGCAGTACCAATGTGATTGCACAACAAGGTCAAGACGGCGTAACAACAACGACAACAACATACGATGTAGATCCGAATACTGGCCAATTATCGAATCCGCAAATTTCAACACAAACAACACCGCCAGTAACACAAATTGTGGAATACGGTCCAGTCGCAGGAGACACGGTCTATCAAGCAGACCCAAGCTTGCCTTATAATCAAACGACGACGATTGAAGGTACACCAGGAGATCCGAACGACCCGAATAACTTGCCTACTGATACTATTATTAAAGTCGGCAACACAACACATGAGGTTGCGCCGATTCCATATGATGTTGAATATGTAGGTGTCAGTCAGCCGACAGATTATACGAATGTCAGAACAGAAGGACAAGCAGGTTCAACTGCGACAACAACGACGTATGATGTCGATCCGAATACAGGTGCCTTATCTAATCCAGTCACAACGCTTCAAACAGTACCGCCGATTACACAAGTCGTTGAAAAAGGTACAGTTCAAGTTACGACTGATACGGTAGCTTATGACACGATTTATAAAGAGAACCCTGATTTGCCTGAAGGTACACAAAACGTTGTACAACAAGGTGTAACAGGACAAACACAAACGACAACAACATATACAGTTAATCCTGAAACAGGTGCGTTGGAAAATCCGACATCTGATACAGTGACAACGCAATACAAACAAGATCAAATCATTGAAGTCGGTACAGGTGTCACAACAAGTACGACATCTCCAATATTGCCTGAAACTATTTATCAAGCTAACCCAGATGCAGATGCGGGTACAGGCGACTTAACAGTCTTGGTACCAGGACAAGAAGGGGTTGCGACAACGGTAAAAGAACCAGGCAAAGAAGCAGTAACGACAACAACGACTGAACCGGTGAATGAAGTGATTGGTGTCGATAATGTGGACACAACAACAAGTACGCAAAGCTTTGACACTATCACACGTTATAATCCGAATTTACCAGTCGGCAGTACCAATGTGATTGTGCAGCAAGGCCAAGATGGTGTGACAACGACGACAACAGTTTATGATGTGGATCCGAATACAGGACAATTATCGAATCCTCAAGTTTCTACAACGACGACACCGCCAGTCAGCCAAATTGTAGAATACGGGCCAGTCGCAGGCGGTACAGTTTATCAGCCGGATGCTAATGTTCCTTACAATCAAACACAAACGGTTGAAGGAACACCAGGCGAACCGAATGATCCGAATAACTTACCGACAGATACAATTATTAAAGTCGGTAATGTACAAACAGATGTGACACAACAACCGTATGACACAACGTATGTTGGGGTAAATGAACCGACAACATACACGAATGTACAAACGCAAGGTCAAGACGGTACAACAATCACAACTACAACTTATACTGTGAACCCTGAAACAGGCGCACTTGAAAATCCAGTCGATACCACAACAACGCTTGTGGAAAACAAGACCAGATTATTGAAGTCGGTACAGGTGTTACAACATCTACGACGACGCCGATACCTCCGTCTACAACATATCAAGCCAACCCTGATACAGATGCTGGTGTAG
- a CDS encoding G5 domain-containing protein, whose translation MTQGQPGVSTTVKEPGQPAVTTTTTEPVTEVIGVDNVDVAEQPIPFNTIERYNPNLPVGTTNAVAQEGQNGVTTTTTTYEIDPNTGALLNPVVETTQTAPTDRIIEYGPVAGEIIYQPDPSLPIGQTTTTEGTPGDPNDPNNLPADTIVNVGNVDTATTVLPHDTQYVGVTQPTGYTNVQTAGIDGATTTTTTYTVDPATGTLSNPVAASTTTEPVTEVVEIGTQQVTTSDVPYTTIYRENPDLAQGTQNEIQAGIIGQTQTTTTYSVNPETGALYNPIANTVTLTEKQDRIVEVGTGVTVTETTVIPPQTVYEAAPNPDPGAGDTTVITPGAAGESTTVKEPGQDAVTTVTTPPVNEVIGVDNVDTQTTTLPFDTQYVAVDQPIGYENVATTGQNGTTTTTTTYQVDPNTGALIYPTTTTATTEPVTQVIEIGTKQVTVNDIQYDTIYRDNPNLPVGTENEVQAGVVGHEEVTTTYSVNPTTGLLENGVSVTTTLVEKQDRIIERGTGVTTTQTTEIPPKTVYVADPDSDAGIGGTTVLTPGQAGSQTVTTEPGQAPVTQTTPAVDQVVGVDNVDINTTTVPYDTRYVGVNEAVGYENVLTPGQDGTTTTTTTYEVNPDTGELVNPQTATSNTPGTTQVIEVGTTQVTTDEVNFETIYVENPDLPQGTQNEVQAGIVGQTQTTTTYTVNPETGVLSNPTTNTVTTKEAQNRIIEVGTGVTTSTTTPIAPTTSYQPQPDVTQPIGEQTVITQGVPGESTTTKAPGQPAETVVTTQPVNEVIGVNNVTQTETEIAYDTIERYNPNLPTGTTNYIAQAGQNGSTVETTTYEVDPNTGALSNLTTQTHTIDPVTQIVEYGPVAGGTIYQPDSTLPAGQTSTVPGTPGDPNDPNNLPTDTVVKVGNVTTETSPVPYNTQYVAVDQPTTYTNVQTPGVNGSTTTTTT comes from the coding sequence GTGACACAAGGACAACCGGGCGTTTCTACAACTGTGAAAGAACCAGGTCAACCAGCGGTTACTACAACAACGACAGAACCAGTGACAGAAGTGATTGGTGTCGATAACGTGGATGTAGCTGAACAGCCGATTCCTTTCAATACGATTGAACGTTATAATCCGAACTTGCCTGTCGGTACAACCAACGCAGTCGCACAAGAAGGACAAAACGGTGTCACAACAACAACGACAACATATGAAATCGATCCGAATACAGGCGCATTGTTGAACCCTGTTGTTGAAACGACACAAACAGCACCGACTGACCGAATCATTGAATACGGTCCTGTCGCAGGAGAAATTATTTATCAGCCAGATCCAAGTCTTCCAATCGGGCAAACAACGACAACAGAAGGCACACCAGGCGACCCGAATGACCCGAACAACTTGCCTGCAGATACGATTGTTAACGTTGGCAATGTGGATACAGCAACAACAGTATTACCGCATGACACACAATATGTCGGTGTTACTCAACCAACCGGCTATACTAATGTACAAACAGCAGGTATAGATGGTGCAACGACGACAACAACAACGTATACAGTAGATCCAGCAACAGGAACTTTAAGCAATCCAGTTGCAGCATCAACAACAACTGAACCTGTGACAGAAGTGGTTGAAATCGGTACACAACAAGTGACAACATCAGATGTTCCTTATACGACAATCTATAGAGAGAACCCAGATTTAGCACAAGGTACACAAAATGAAATCCAAGCGGGTATCATTGGGCAAACACAAACGACAACGACTTATTCTGTGAATCCTGAAACGGGCGCATTGTATAATCCGATCGCAAATACAGTGACTTTAACAGAGAAACAAGACAGAATTGTCGAAGTCGGAACAGGTGTGACGGTGACAGAAACAACAGTGATTCCGCCGCAAACAGTGTATGAAGCAGCACCGAACCCTGACCCAGGCGCAGGAGATACAACAGTCATCACACCAGGTGCTGCAGGAGAGTCTACGACAGTCAAAGAACCAGGACAAGACGCAGTCACAACTGTAACAACACCGCCGGTTAATGAAGTGATTGGTGTCGATAATGTCGATACACAAACAACAACATTACCGTTCGATACACAATATGTAGCAGTAGATCAGCCGATTGGATATGAAAACGTTGCGACAACAGGTCAAAATGGTACAACAACGACGACAACGACATATCAAGTGGATCCGAATACAGGTGCGTTGATTTATCCAACGACAACCACAGCAACAACTGAACCTGTGACACAAGTGATTGAAATCGGTACGAAACAAGTCACAGTGAATGATATTCAGTACGATACGATTTACAGAGATAACCCGAACTTGCCTGTAGGAACTGAGAATGAAGTCCAAGCAGGTGTGGTTGGACATGAAGAAGTGACAACAACGTACAGCGTGAATCCGACAACTGGATTATTAGAAAACGGTGTATCTGTAACGACAACATTAGTTGAAAAACAAGACCGTATTATTGAACGCGGTACAGGTGTGACAACGACACAAACAACAGAAATTCCGCCGAAAACAGTATACGTTGCTGATCCTGACAGTGATGCAGGTATTGGCGGTACAACTGTACTGACACCTGGACAAGCTGGTTCTCAAACTGTAACGACAGAACCAGGTCAAGCACCTGTGACACAAACAACACCTGCAGTCGATCAAGTGGTGGGTGTCGATAATGTGGATATCAATACAACAACAGTGCCGTACGATACACGTTATGTAGGTGTCAATGAAGCGGTCGGCTATGAAAATGTATTAACACCGGGACAAGATGGTACCACTACAACGACAACCACTTATGAGGTTAATCCAGATACCGGCGAATTGGTAAATCCGCAAACTGCGACATCCAATACACCAGGTACGACACAAGTCATTGAAGTCGGTACAACGCAAGTGACGACAGATGAAGTGAATTTCGAAACGATTTATGTAGAGAATCCAGACTTGCCGCAAGGTACACAAAATGAAGTACAAGCAGGCATTGTCGGACAAACACAAACAACAACGACTTATACAGTCAATCCTGAAACAGGTGTATTATCTAATCCGACAACGAATACTGTCACAACAAAAGAAGCTCAAAATCGTATTATCGAAGTCGGTACAGGTGTGACAACATCTACAACAACACCGATTGCGCCGACAACAAGCTATCAGCCGCAGCCGGATGTGACACAGCCGATTGGCGAACAAACAGTGATTACTCAAGGTGTGCCAGGAGAATCGACAACAACGAAAGCACCAGGACAACCTGCAGAAACTGTGGTAACAACACAACCGGTTAATGAAGTCATCGGTGTCAATAACGTGACGCAAACAGAAACAGAAATTGCGTACGATACGATTGAACGTTATAACCCGAACTTGCCGACAGGTACAACAAATTATATTGCACAAGCAGGTCAAAACGGTTCCACAGTTGAGACAACAACATATGAAGTCGATCCAAATACAGGTGCGTTATCTAATCTGACAACACAAACGCATACGATTGACCCAGTGACACAAATTGTGGAATACGGTCCAGTCGCAGGCGGTACGATTTATCAACCTGATTCAACGTTGCCGGCAGGACAAACATCAACAGTGCCAGGAACACCAGGCGACCCGAATGATCCGAATAACTTGCCGACAGATACAGTAGTTAAAGTAGGTAATGTGACAACAGAAACAAGTCCAGTACCATACAACACACAATATGTAGCAGTGGATCAGCCGACGACTTATACGAATGTACAAACACCAGGCGTTAATGGTTCGACAACAACAACGACAACGTAA
- a CDS encoding G5 domain-containing protein — translation MIEKGTIQIATTDIAYDTVYRENPDLPVGTQNEIQAGIVGTTQTTTTYQVNAGTGALENSTSETTVLQSAQTRIIEVGVGTTTTTTNEIPPSTNYVANPNTDPGAGDHTVLTPGVAGESTTTKVPGQDPVTEVTTPAVDEVIGVDNVDTQTTTQPYDTIVRYNPDLPVGTVNQVVQEGQNGTTTITTTYEVDATTGTLYNPQTTESTTAPVNRIIEYGPVEGTVVYQPDTSLPYGETETIPGTPGDPNDPNNPPTETVVKVGNQMTESSVLPFDTQYVPVTEAVGYENVKVAGQEGTTTTTKVYDVDPQTGALLNPIVTTNTTPAVTQVVEKGTTQVATSDLPYETVYVENPNLPEGTQNELQAGSVGTTQTTTVYTLNQDTGALENPTSTTVTTQEAKQRIIEVGTGVTASTKTPIAPTTSYEANPDVTQPIGEQTVTVPGQAGETTTTKVPGQEAVTEVTLPVVNEIIGVNNVERSETEVPYDTIIRYNPSLPVGTTDYVAQEGQNGTVTTTTTYEVDPETGALLNPTTQTTTIDAVNRIVEYGPVAGGIVYLPDATLPAGQTTTVPGQPGDPNDPDNLPTDTIVKVGNVTTDTEQVPYSTTYTGAAQPTTYTNVATPGQTGTTTTTTTYTVNPSTGALSNPQITTTTTPPVNEVVEKGTIQVATTDNPYNVIYRENPDLPVGTQNEIQPGIAGLTETTTTYTVNPQTGELEHPITTDKVLTETQDQIIEIGGGTTAATTTEIPPETTYVANPDPNAGTGETNVVTPGVPGVSTTTKEPGKTAVTEITTPAVNEVIGVDNVDTTTQTVPYDTIVRYNPNLPVGTTDHVAQEGQNGTITTTTTYEVDPETGALSNPQSETTTVNPTQRIVEYGPVAGGTVYQPDTSLPYGETETIPGTPGDPNDPNNPPTETIVKVGNMATESEPIAYDTQYVPSDQAVGYENVVTPGQDGILTTTTTYEVDPVTGALINPDVTSSKVPPVTQVVEKGTTQTTTNDVPFETIYRENPDLPQGTQNEIQAGVTGQTETTTTYTVNAETGILENPVSNTTTRTPAQNRIIEIGVGTTSTVTTEIPPETTYEPKPDLSQPIGTQTVTTPGQPGIETTTKAPGKEAVTEITTPPVNEVIGINNVEQTTTAIPFETEVRYNPNLPVGTVNHVAQEGQTGTSQTTTTYEVDPTTGALINPTTKETITQTPVNRIVEYGPVAPSVTYKPNLDLPVGETQVIEEGTPGDPNDPNNLPKDRVISVGTKVVVVEDIPFETIYRDNPNLPVGTEYEVQIGKTGQKQTTTVYGVDPKTGELINPDTTSIIVIEKTDRIIERGTGAVPEQPEEPGTPEQPEVPSTPEQPSAPSVTPPSESEGTIDTPKVPTEPQTTEQRTEVQEGHVEKEGTPSKDDRKVKSKGAGSVIVKAKDKVLPDTGQDDVKKTLFGTLFSGLGAWLLFGKRRKKDNKDQ, via the coding sequence GTGATTGAAAAAGGCACAATTCAAATTGCGACAACGGATATTGCATATGACACGGTTTACAGAGAAAATCCAGATTTACCAGTCGGTACGCAAAACGAAATTCAAGCAGGTATTGTCGGAACAACACAAACAACAACGACATATCAAGTGAATGCAGGTACCGGCGCATTAGAGAATTCGACATCTGAAACAACAGTCTTGCAGAGTGCGCAAACAAGAATTATCGAAGTAGGTGTCGGTACGACAACAACTACAACAAATGAAATTCCGCCTAGCACGAATTATGTCGCAAATCCAAATACTGACCCAGGCGCTGGCGACCACACAGTATTAACACCAGGTGTGGCAGGCGAATCAACAACAACGAAAGTACCAGGTCAAGATCCGGTTACTGAAGTCACTACACCTGCAGTAGATGAAGTGATTGGTGTCGATAATGTAGATACACAAACAACGACACAGCCTTATGACACAATTGTGCGCTATAATCCGGATTTACCAGTCGGTACAGTGAATCAAGTAGTTCAAGAAGGACAAAACGGTACAACGACTATCACGACAACGTATGAAGTTGATGCAACAACAGGTACACTGTACAATCCGCAGACAACTGAAAGTACAACAGCGCCAGTGAATCGTATTATTGAATACGGTCCGGTTGAAGGTACTGTAGTTTACCAGCCGGATACTAGCCTGCCGTATGGCGAAACTGAAACAATTCCAGGTACACCAGGCGACCCGAACGACCCGAATAATCCGCCGACAGAAACAGTAGTGAAAGTCGGTAATCAGATGACCGAAAGTAGCGTATTGCCGTTTGATACACAATATGTTCCGGTTACTGAAGCGGTCGGTTATGAAAATGTGAAAGTCGCAGGCCAAGAGGGTACGACAACAACGACAAAAGTTTATGATGTAGATCCGCAAACAGGTGCATTATTGAATCCGATTGTCACAACGAATACGACACCTGCAGTGACACAAGTCGTTGAAAAAGGTACGACACAAGTCGCTACATCTGATTTACCGTATGAAACAGTTTATGTAGAAAATCCGAACTTGCCTGAAGGTACGCAAAATGAACTTCAAGCAGGCAGTGTCGGAACAACACAAACAACAACAGTTTATACGTTGAATCAAGATACAGGTGCACTTGAAAATCCAACTTCAACAACCGTGACAACACAAGAAGCGAAACAACGTATTATCGAGGTCGGAACAGGTGTCACAGCATCTACGAAAACTCCGATTGCGCCGACAACTTCATATGAAGCGAATCCAGATGTTACGCAGCCTATCGGCGAACAAACGGTTACAGTACCTGGACAAGCAGGAGAAACAACGACGACGAAAGTACCAGGTCAAGAAGCGGTGACAGAAGTGACGCTTCCAGTTGTAAATGAAATCATCGGTGTCAATAACGTTGAACGTTCAGAAACAGAAGTACCGTATGACACAATTATCCGCTACAATCCGAGCCTGCCTGTCGGCACAACAGATTATGTGGCACAAGAAGGTCAAAACGGTACAGTCACAACGACAACAACGTATGAAGTAGATCCGGAAACAGGCGCATTATTGAATCCAACAACACAAACGACAACGATTGATGCGGTGAATCGTATTGTGGAATACGGACCAGTCGCAGGCGGTATTGTTTACCTGCCTGATGCGACATTACCAGCAGGTCAAACTACGACAGTTCCCGGACAACCAGGCGATCCGAACGACCCGGATAACTTGCCGACAGATACGATTGTGAAAGTCGGCAATGTCACAACAGATACTGAACAAGTGCCTTACAGTACAACTTATACAGGTGCTGCACAGCCGACAACGTATACAAATGTAGCAACACCTGGTCAAACAGGTACAACTACTACGACAACAACGTATACAGTAAACCCATCAACAGGTGCGTTAAGCAATCCGCAAATCACAACGACAACAACACCGCCTGTGAATGAAGTGGTTGAAAAAGGTACAATCCAAGTCGCAACAACAGACAACCCTTACAATGTGATTTACCGTGAAAATCCTGACTTGCCTGTCGGTACACAAAATGAAATTCAACCAGGTATTGCAGGATTGACAGAAACAACAACGACTTACACAGTGAATCCGCAAACAGGAGAATTAGAACACCCAATCACAACAGATAAAGTCTTAACAGAAACACAAGACCAAATCATTGAAATCGGTGGCGGCACAACAGCGGCAACAACAACTGAAATTCCTCCTGAGACAACATATGTCGCAAACCCAGATCCGAATGCCGGAACAGGAGAGACTAATGTGGTGACACCAGGTGTACCAGGCGTCTCAACTACAACGAAAGAACCTGGCAAAACTGCAGTCACTGAAATCACAACGCCGGCAGTGAATGAAGTTATCGGTGTCGACAATGTGGATACGACAACACAAACAGTTCCGTATGACACAATTGTCAGATACAACCCTAACCTGCCGGTCGGTACTACAGATCATGTGGCGCAAGAAGGACAAAACGGCACAATCACTACGACAACAACGTATGAAGTCGACCCAGAAACAGGCGCTTTAAGCAATCCGCAATCTGAGACAACAACAGTGAATCCGACACAGCGTATTGTGGAATACGGACCAGTCGCAGGCGGCACAGTGTATCAACCAGATACAAGTCTGCCATATGGCGAAACTGAAACGATTCCAGGTACACCAGGGGATCCGAATGATCCGAATAATCCGCCGACAGAAACAATTGTGAAAGTGGGCAATATGGCGACTGAATCTGAACCGATTGCTTACGACACACAATATGTACCTTCTGACCAAGCTGTCGGTTATGAAAATGTGGTAACGCCAGGACAAGACGGTATATTGACGACAACAACAACGTATGAAGTCGATCCGGTTACGGGTGCTTTAATCAATCCAGATGTCACATCATCTAAAGTACCGCCAGTCACTCAAGTGGTTGAAAAAGGTACAACACAAACAACAACGAATGATGTACCTTTCGAAACGATTTACAGAGAAAATCCTGACTTGCCTCAAGGTACGCAAAATGAAATACAAGCAGGTGTGACAGGACAAACAGAAACAACAACAACGTATACAGTAAATGCTGAAACGGGTATATTAGAAAATCCTGTTTCAAATACAACAACACGCACGCCAGCACAAAACAGAATTATCGAAATCGGTGTAGGAACGACATCTACAGTCACAACAGAAATCCCGCCAGAAACAACTTACGAACCGAAACCAGACCTATCACAACCGATTGGTACACAAACAGTGACAACACCAGGACAGCCAGGCATTGAAACAACAACGAAAGCACCTGGCAAAGAAGCGGTTACCGAAATCACTACACCGCCAGTTAATGAAGTTATCGGAATCAATAATGTTGAACAGACAACGACAGCGATTCCATTTGAAACGGAAGTTCGATACAATCCAAACTTGCCTGTCGGCACAGTGAACCATGTTGCACAAGAAGGGCAAACAGGTACAAGCCAAACAACGACAACGTACGAAGTCGATCCAACTACAGGTGCATTAATCAATCCGACAACAAAAGAAACAATCACACAAACACCGGTGAATCGCATTGTAGAATACGGCCCTGTCGCACCTTCTGTAACTTATAAACCGAACCTTGATTTACCAGTAGGCGAAACACAAGTTATAGAAGAAGGCACACCAGGCGACCCGAATGATCCGAACAACCTGCCTAAAGACAGAGTTATCAGTGTCGGAACAAAAGTGGTAGTCGTAGAAGATATACCATTTGAAACAATCTACAGAGATAATCCGAACTTGCCGGTCGGCACAGAATACGAAGTTCAAATCGGTAAGACAGGTCAAAAACAAACAACAACAGTTTACGGTGTAGATCCTAAGACTGGAGAACTGATCAATCCGGATACAACATCTATTATCGTGATTGAGAAAACAGACAGAATTATTGAACGCGGTACAGGTGCAGTACCTGAACAACCGGAAGAACCGGGTACACCGGAACAACCAGAAGTACCAAGTACACCAGAGCAGCCATCTGCACCAAGTGTGACACCGCCAAGTGAAAGCGAAGGCACTATCGATACACCTAAAGTACCAACTGAACCTCAAACAACTGAGCAACGGACAGAGGTGCAAGAAGGGCATGTTGAAAAAGAAGGCACACCTTCAAAAGATGACCGTAAAGTAAAATCTAAGGGTGCAGGCAGTGTAATCGTGAAAGCGAAAGATAAGGTATTGCCTGATACTGGTCAAGATGATGTGAAGAAAACATTATTCGGAACATTATTTTCAGGACTAGGTGCTTGGTTGTTATTCGGCAAACGCCGCAAGAAAGATAATAAAGACCAGTAA